A single genomic interval of Salvelinus namaycush isolate Seneca chromosome 41, SaNama_1.0, whole genome shotgun sequence harbors:
- the LOC120034217 gene encoding immediate early response gene 2 protein-like, protein MEVSAEAKRIMVHALGKLYSSRAQRGGHRLHRCLLLTLVMQSARDIYHASQASCETTTAAEPVQQESPMEETTGDPLEREVSSTLSGLPVTPQPQESASSSEDETSSHPLHCSVTASREDKENRGPSRPDGNARKRRGKVAAEPDFLPCKKAKMEQGRNNVIRSSVNCYRVSGDSLASSVPILRVIAAF, encoded by the coding sequence ATGGAGGTCAGCGCTGAGGCCAAGAGGATTATGGTCCACGCTCTAGGTAAACTATACAGCTCGCGCGCCCAGCGCGGGGGACACCGTCTCCACCGGTGCCTGCTGCTCACGCTCGTAATGCAGTCCGCCCGGGATATCTACCACGCATCGCAGGCCAGTTGTGAAACCACGACAGCAGCAGAGCCGGTCCAGCAAGAGTCGCCGATGGAGGAAACAACTGGAGACCCTTTGGAGAGGGAGGTTTCCTCGACTCTGTCTGGACTACCCGTGACCCCCCAGCCCCAGGAGAGTGCCTCATCCTCCGAGGACGAAACGAGCTCACACCCGCTACACTGCAGTGTAACAGCAAGTAGGGAAGACAAGGAGAACCGGGGCCCGTCGAGGCCTGACGGTAACGCCAGGAAGAGACGGGGCAAGGTGGCCGCGGAGCCCGACTTCCTCCCCTGCAAGAAAGCGAAAATGGAGCAAGGGAGAAATAACGTCATACGGAGCTCTGTGAACTGCTACCGTGTCAGTGGGGACTCATTGGCCTCATCGGTGCCCATTTTAAGAGTCATTGCAGCGTTTTGA